The Congregibacter litoralis KT71 genome contains a region encoding:
- a CDS encoding methionine aminotransferase — protein sequence MPLKSKLPQVGTTIFTRMSGLAQTHNALNLSQGFPDFAPPEGLARALGEHAVQGHNQYAPMAGLPRLREAIAGQLALHRKVTVDPEEEITVVPGATEGIFCAITAVVEGGDEVIVLDPVYDSYEPAIALAGGRAVHVPLTAGSFAIDWDRVEEAISPKTKLFMLNSPHNPCGSVVSAADLDVLALLAEKHDFYVCSDEVYEHLVFDGRQHRSVLQHPVLKERSFAHFSFGKTLSVTGWKTGYCVAPPALTAELRKVHQYVAFVAVTPVQHALADFFEAQPRYPVKLASDYERRRDLFLSALSESRFSWTPTAGSFFQLLDFADISDESDTALSERWTREIGVASIPVSVFYENPPTQSVLRFCFAKSDDILLEAAERLCAI from the coding sequence ATGCCACTGAAAAGCAAGTTACCGCAGGTAGGTACCACTATTTTTACCCGGATGTCGGGTCTTGCTCAGACCCACAATGCCCTGAACCTTTCTCAGGGCTTTCCGGACTTCGCCCCCCCAGAGGGGCTCGCGCGGGCTCTGGGTGAGCATGCTGTACAGGGCCATAACCAGTATGCCCCCATGGCCGGATTACCACGGCTTCGTGAGGCGATTGCGGGGCAGCTCGCCTTGCACCGCAAGGTGACGGTAGATCCTGAAGAGGAAATCACCGTCGTTCCCGGGGCAACGGAGGGCATTTTCTGCGCGATCACGGCGGTAGTGGAAGGGGGCGACGAAGTGATCGTGCTCGATCCTGTTTACGACAGCTATGAGCCCGCTATAGCGCTCGCCGGTGGACGCGCTGTACACGTGCCGCTCACGGCGGGAAGCTTTGCCATCGACTGGGATCGGGTAGAGGAGGCCATCAGCCCGAAAACCAAGCTGTTCATGCTCAACAGCCCCCATAACCCCTGTGGCAGTGTTGTCAGCGCCGCAGACCTTGATGTTCTGGCTCTCCTCGCTGAAAAGCACGATTTTTATGTGTGCAGTGACGAGGTCTACGAACATCTTGTCTTCGATGGGCGTCAGCACCGAAGCGTACTTCAGCACCCCGTGTTAAAAGAGCGCAGCTTTGCACACTTTTCCTTTGGTAAGACGCTCAGTGTCACGGGCTGGAAAACCGGCTACTGCGTGGCGCCGCCTGCCTTAACCGCTGAGTTGAGAAAAGTCCATCAGTACGTCGCATTTGTTGCGGTGACGCCGGTACAGCACGCTTTAGCTGATTTTTTTGAGGCACAGCCCCGGTACCCCGTAAAGCTTGCCAGCGACTATGAGCGCCGCAGGGACCTGTTCCTGTCTGCCTTATCGGAATCGAGGTTTTCCTGGACGCCCACGGCCGGCAGTTTTTTTCAGCTTCTGGATTTCGCTGATATCAGCGACGAGTCAGACACGGCGCTGAGCGAACGCTGGACCCGGGAGATTGGTGTTGCGTCCATACCCGTGTCGGTCTTTTATGAGAATCCGCCAACGCAGAGCGTCCTGCGTTTCTGCTTTGCAAAGTCCGACGACATTCTTCTGGAGGCAGCGGAGCGATTATGCGCGATTTAA
- a CDS encoding FAD-binding oxidoreductase, producing MTLISELTTLLGAGGVLTGTDVTSRAAGVWRADPLDALAIARPRSTSEVAGVLKLCHAEGVSVVTQGGLTGLVHGADATPEQLILSLERMRSIESIDPIQRTATVEAGVTLQALQEAAEEHQLAFPLDLGARGTATVGGNAATNAGGNRVIRYGMMRDMVLGVEAVLADGTVVSSMNHLIKNNAGYDLKQLFLGSEGTLGVITRLVLRLREAPSSQNVAFVAFADFPSVPRMLKRVDRELGGALSAYEVLWKNFYRLVTEAPASNQPPLAADYPYYALIEAQGNNDKIDKQRFEEVLEGALEDGDIVDAVIAQSSTERQKLWSIRDDVEQTFRYGPPVVFDVSLPIAAMETYVAKISAALDEQLDKAICWVFGHLGDGNLHIIVQTEAGDAPQSRETIERTIYGPLEKIGGSVSAEHGIGFEKKPYLHLSRSATEIGLMQNLKAALDPQGILNPGKIIDAPQSALR from the coding sequence ATGACCCTGATCAGCGAACTCACGACTCTTCTCGGCGCCGGCGGCGTTCTGACGGGCACCGACGTCACATCACGCGCCGCCGGTGTCTGGCGTGCAGACCCCCTCGATGCTCTGGCCATCGCCCGGCCACGATCCACCTCAGAGGTAGCCGGGGTATTGAAGCTGTGTCACGCCGAAGGGGTTTCCGTCGTTACCCAGGGAGGACTCACGGGCCTGGTTCACGGTGCCGATGCGACCCCTGAGCAACTGATCCTGTCCTTGGAGAGGATGCGCAGCATTGAGTCCATTGATCCCATCCAGCGAACCGCCACGGTGGAGGCCGGTGTTACCCTACAGGCGCTGCAGGAGGCGGCCGAGGAGCATCAATTGGCTTTCCCCCTGGATCTTGGCGCGCGGGGCACGGCGACGGTGGGCGGTAATGCCGCAACCAACGCCGGGGGCAATCGTGTCATACGCTACGGCATGATGCGGGATATGGTGCTGGGTGTTGAGGCGGTTCTGGCCGATGGCACGGTGGTTTCGTCCATGAACCATCTCATCAAGAACAACGCGGGTTACGACCTCAAGCAGCTGTTCCTGGGATCCGAGGGTACGCTGGGCGTGATAACCCGCCTGGTTCTGCGATTGCGCGAGGCTCCCAGCTCGCAGAATGTTGCTTTTGTGGCTTTCGCTGACTTTCCATCTGTGCCCAGGATGTTAAAACGCGTAGACCGTGAGTTAGGCGGTGCCCTTTCTGCCTATGAGGTACTCTGGAAAAACTTTTACCGTCTCGTGACGGAAGCGCCGGCGAGCAACCAACCGCCCCTTGCCGCGGACTACCCCTACTATGCGCTCATCGAAGCTCAGGGAAACAATGACAAGATCGACAAACAACGGTTCGAAGAGGTACTCGAGGGCGCCCTGGAGGACGGAGATATCGTCGACGCGGTAATTGCACAGTCCTCCACAGAGCGACAAAAACTCTGGTCCATCCGCGATGACGTGGAGCAGACCTTCCGCTACGGTCCACCCGTGGTGTTTGACGTATCCCTTCCCATTGCCGCCATGGAGACCTATGTGGCGAAAATCAGTGCTGCGCTGGATGAGCAACTGGACAAGGCAATCTGCTGGGTATTCGGCCACCTGGGCGACGGCAATCTGCATATCATTGTTCAGACCGAAGCGGGTGATGCTCCGCAGTCTCGCGAAACCATTGAGCGCACGATTTATGGCCCCCTGGAAAAAATCGGCGGGTCTGTTTCGGCGGAACATGGTATCGGCTTTGAGAAAAAACCCTATCTCCATCTCTCTCGCTCCGCCACGGAAATCGGCCTCATGCAAAACCTTAAAGCCGCCCTGGATCCGCAGGGTATTTTAAATCCCGGCAAGATTATCGACGCACCGCAGAGCGCACTCCGATGA
- a CDS encoding mechanosensitive ion channel family protein, whose translation MTDLWGIVTPAIPLLATLGIAASLLAGVNAVLRRRWKDVPDAQFQFQLIMLGLTLACMLAVVAALPVGDVLRGQLLSLIGLLLSAAIALSSTTFIGNILAGIMLKTIRKARPGDFITVAELTGRITEMDLLHTEIQTEFRDLVTVPNIFMVTQPLKVVRASGSIITGEVSLGYDVPHHHVKKALLLAAESAGLTDCFVHVRELGDFAITYRVAGLLEDIRSLISAKSALLTAMLDALSDEGIEIVSPNFMNTRQLATEHKVLPRQRGTATVADIETLAEDIAFDKAEDAASAEKIREALRETELALEGLKAQRNGEDNDQQLHTLKRKQDRLEKLLAHALAQIKTDNAD comes from the coding sequence ATGACCGATCTTTGGGGTATTGTCACGCCGGCCATACCCCTGCTGGCCACTCTTGGGATCGCCGCATCCCTGCTTGCGGGGGTCAATGCTGTGCTCCGCCGTCGATGGAAAGATGTGCCCGACGCACAGTTTCAGTTTCAGCTCATCATGCTGGGCCTTACCCTGGCCTGCATGCTGGCGGTTGTCGCAGCGCTGCCCGTAGGCGACGTGCTTCGGGGACAGCTGCTGAGTCTCATTGGCCTGCTCCTCAGTGCCGCCATCGCACTCTCGTCAACAACCTTTATCGGCAACATCCTCGCGGGCATCATGCTCAAAACCATTCGCAAGGCCCGGCCGGGAGATTTCATTACCGTGGCTGAGCTCACGGGTCGGATTACGGAAATGGACTTGCTCCATACGGAGATACAAACGGAGTTCCGCGACCTCGTCACCGTCCCGAACATCTTCATGGTGACCCAGCCCCTGAAGGTCGTCCGCGCCTCCGGTTCCATAATCACCGGGGAGGTATCCCTGGGCTATGACGTTCCCCACCACCACGTAAAAAAGGCCCTGCTCCTCGCTGCAGAAAGCGCTGGTCTCACCGATTGTTTTGTCCACGTGCGTGAACTTGGCGACTTCGCCATCACCTATCGGGTGGCCGGACTCCTCGAAGACATCCGCAGCCTCATATCCGCAAAGTCTGCCTTGCTGACCGCAATGCTGGACGCCCTCAGCGATGAAGGCATCGAAATCGTGTCACCCAACTTTATGAACACCCGACAACTCGCCACCGAGCACAAGGTGCTTCCCAGGCAGAGAGGCACTGCTACCGTTGCCGACATTGAAACTCTTGCGGAGGATATAGCTTTCGACAAGGCCGAGGACGCAGCGTCCGCTGAGAAAATCCGCGAGGCCCTGCGTGAGACCGAACTGGCCCTCGAAGGCTTAAAGGCGCAGCGCAACGGCGAGGACAACGATCAACAGCTGCATACGCTCAAACGCAAGCAAGACCGTTTGGAGAAACTCCTCGCTCACGCCCTGGCGCAGATCAAGACAGACAACGCGGATTAG
- a CDS encoding phytoene desaturase family protein translates to MALSDTTDAIVIGAGHNGLCCAAYLARSGLTVRVLERRGVVGGAALTEEFHPGFRNSVFSYLVSLLDQSVMEDLELEKHGLTLIHRPGGSLSLLPKDHLYLPRDTAAAQAAIARFSKADADAFPAFENMLEDMGELVRGIAREIPPNFGGGLGDLWRLLRQANAFRRLSARRQIELSELMTMSIGDVLDRWFESDVVKGLYGFEGIIGNYADAYTPGTAYVLLHHVFGDIDGRTGAWSYARGGMGAISEAMASYCESLGVEILTDAAVARVEVEEGTAKGVTLENGRRFSAKVLASNTHPRVLFGQLIDMAETPEDFRQRIRGYQSESATFRMNVALSELPRFESVEHDEQGLMAMQNTIDICPSLDYMSDAYREAHSKGWASQPVISMCIPTLVDDSLAPPGQHVMSLFCQHFRRHLPDEQSWDEIKEQVADEIINVVTQYAPNFRDAIVGRQINSPLDIDRKLNMLGGDIFHGKLSLNQIFSLRPVGGYADHRMPVKGVYLCGSGAHPGGGVSGLPGKNAAKAILKDYQRS, encoded by the coding sequence ATGGCTTTGAGCGACACCACGGACGCGATCGTCATCGGTGCCGGGCACAACGGGCTGTGCTGTGCGGCTTATCTTGCCCGCAGTGGTCTCACCGTCCGTGTGCTTGAGCGGCGTGGCGTAGTCGGCGGTGCGGCCCTCACGGAAGAATTTCATCCCGGGTTTCGCAACTCGGTGTTTTCCTACCTCGTGAGTTTGCTGGATCAATCCGTGATGGAGGATCTTGAGCTGGAAAAGCATGGACTGACACTGATACACCGTCCCGGTGGCTCCCTGTCTCTCCTGCCGAAAGACCACCTGTATTTGCCCCGCGATACTGCCGCGGCACAGGCCGCCATCGCGCGTTTTTCCAAGGCTGATGCCGACGCTTTTCCTGCCTTTGAGAACATGCTGGAGGACATGGGTGAGCTGGTGCGCGGTATCGCCCGAGAAATTCCGCCGAATTTTGGTGGCGGACTGGGCGATCTGTGGCGACTGCTGCGTCAGGCTAATGCCTTTCGGCGTCTGTCCGCCCGGCGACAAATCGAACTGAGCGAGCTGATGACCATGTCCATCGGCGACGTGCTTGACCGCTGGTTCGAAAGTGACGTGGTCAAGGGACTCTACGGTTTTGAGGGCATTATCGGAAACTACGCTGACGCCTACACGCCGGGCACGGCCTACGTGCTCTTGCATCACGTGTTCGGCGACATCGATGGACGCACCGGTGCATGGTCCTACGCCCGCGGTGGTATGGGCGCGATCAGCGAAGCGATGGCGAGCTACTGTGAATCGCTGGGCGTGGAAATTCTCACGGATGCGGCCGTTGCCAGGGTGGAGGTTGAAGAGGGGACGGCCAAAGGCGTGACCCTGGAGAATGGTCGACGCTTCTCGGCTAAGGTGCTTGCTTCCAATACGCATCCCCGGGTGCTCTTTGGTCAATTGATTGATATGGCAGAGACACCGGAGGATTTTCGGCAACGCATCAGGGGATACCAGAGTGAGTCAGCCACCTTTCGAATGAACGTGGCCCTGTCAGAGCTGCCGCGCTTTGAGAGCGTTGAACACGATGAGCAGGGATTGATGGCTATGCAGAACACCATCGATATCTGTCCGTCCCTTGACTACATGAGTGATGCCTATCGTGAGGCGCACAGCAAAGGCTGGGCGTCTCAGCCGGTGATTTCCATGTGCATACCGACACTGGTGGATGATTCCCTCGCACCTCCGGGCCAGCACGTGATGAGTCTTTTCTGCCAGCATTTTCGCCGGCATCTACCCGATGAACAGAGCTGGGACGAGATCAAGGAGCAGGTTGCCGATGAAATTATCAACGTGGTGACTCAGTACGCCCCCAACTTCCGCGACGCGATTGTAGGGCGCCAGATCAACTCACCCTTGGATATAGACCGCAAGCTGAATATGTTGGGCGGTGATATTTTTCATGGCAAGCTGTCCTTGAATCAGATTTTCTCTCTGCGACCCGTGGGTGGCTATGCCGATCATCGCATGCCGGTAAAAGGTGTTTATCTTTGCGGCTCCGGTGCCCATCCGGGCGGCGGGGTCTCGGGCCTCCCCGGCAAGAACGCTGCGAAGGCGATTCTGAAGGACTACCAGCGCAGTTGA
- a CDS encoding S9 family peptidase, which yields MIARIFLMSLMGLLMACSEQSDHEASKAIEAVGDEVIADALPFGSWPSIITAASLVEGSRGIGGLTKDGEYFYWLESRPEQGGRTTIMRWQPGSEPEEILDEGFNVRTRVQEYGGGSLLVHGGVLWFSNFSDQRLYRLRAGEAAVPITPETDLRYAGCSFDRQRERLLCIREDHRGMGEPVNALVALSPHEETEGTVLFSRTDFVSAPRLSPDGKHIAFVSWMHPNMPWDSTTLHSASFDEAGMLTDLRIHNPKSDESVIDPQWRDDNTLIALSDRDNWWKPYRVDGSDFTAIDTGLEHVEIGGPAWTIGGRYYWFLPDGSMVFVAREGSVETLMHLDKDGKTRELPMGAVSFGSVVYDDGQLYFTAGFADKPAALLSASLKGSVNNVIRRSSDTALDVAWVPQYEQVAFPLPTGGEAYGVYFAPKNPNAEAIPGTAPPLIVSVHGGPTSVAGVSYRPEHYYWTSRGFAVLDLNYRGSTGFGREYRRALYGQWGISDVEDAAAGATWLAEQGLADADRLIIRGGSAGGYTTLAVHAFYDAFAAGASYYGVSDIEALAEDTHKFESRYLDQLVGPYPERKDLYVERSPIHHLDGFKAPLLLLQGLDDPIVPPNQSEMIYDALKSSGVPTAYLAFEGESHGFRKAENQIAAREAELYFYARVLGLNPADELPEILIDNLD from the coding sequence ATGATCGCAAGAATTTTTCTGATGTCTTTGATGGGGTTACTTATGGCGTGTAGCGAGCAGTCAGATCATGAGGCTTCCAAAGCCATAGAGGCCGTCGGGGATGAGGTCATTGCGGACGCGCTTCCCTTTGGTAGCTGGCCTTCCATTATCACCGCGGCGTCACTGGTGGAGGGAAGTCGCGGCATCGGCGGTCTCACGAAGGACGGCGAGTATTTCTACTGGCTTGAATCCCGACCGGAGCAGGGCGGTCGCACGACGATCATGCGCTGGCAGCCGGGCTCAGAGCCCGAGGAGATTCTCGACGAAGGCTTCAATGTGCGCACCCGGGTGCAGGAATACGGCGGCGGCAGTCTGCTGGTCCATGGGGGCGTGCTGTGGTTCAGCAATTTCTCGGATCAACGCCTCTATCGCCTTCGCGCCGGCGAGGCAGCAGTCCCTATCACTCCCGAGACTGATTTGCGATATGCCGGTTGCAGCTTTGACCGCCAGCGCGAGCGCCTCCTGTGCATCCGCGAGGATCACCGCGGCATGGGCGAGCCTGTCAACGCGCTTGTCGCGTTGTCGCCCCATGAAGAAACCGAGGGCACCGTGCTGTTTTCGAGGACGGATTTTGTTTCCGCACCCCGCCTGTCACCTGACGGCAAGCACATTGCATTTGTAAGCTGGATGCACCCGAATATGCCCTGGGACAGCACCACCTTGCACAGCGCCAGTTTTGATGAGGCCGGCATGCTGACGGATCTGCGCATTCACAACCCGAAGAGCGATGAGTCCGTGATCGATCCCCAATGGCGGGACGACAATACGCTCATTGCGCTGTCAGACCGGGACAACTGGTGGAAGCCCTATCGCGTGGACGGGTCAGATTTTACCGCCATCGACACGGGTCTTGAGCATGTGGAAATCGGCGGGCCCGCCTGGACCATCGGTGGTCGCTACTACTGGTTCCTGCCCGATGGCAGCATGGTGTTTGTTGCACGGGAAGGGAGCGTCGAAACGCTGATGCATCTCGATAAAGACGGAAAAACTCGCGAGCTCCCAATGGGCGCTGTGAGCTTCGGCAGCGTTGTCTACGATGACGGTCAGCTGTATTTCACCGCGGGCTTTGCCGACAAGCCCGCGGCGTTGCTAAGCGCCAGTCTCAAGGGCAGCGTTAACAACGTCATCCGCCGCTCATCGGACACTGCCCTGGATGTCGCATGGGTACCCCAATACGAACAGGTCGCCTTCCCCTTGCCCACCGGTGGCGAGGCTTATGGCGTTTACTTTGCCCCCAAGAACCCGAATGCGGAGGCCATTCCGGGGACGGCGCCGCCGCTGATTGTGAGTGTCCACGGGGGGCCGACCTCCGTGGCGGGCGTGAGCTACCGGCCGGAGCACTACTATTGGACCAGCCGGGGATTTGCGGTGCTTGATCTTAACTATCGCGGCAGTACCGGGTTCGGTCGGGAATACCGACGGGCACTGTACGGCCAGTGGGGTATCAGCGATGTTGAGGACGCCGCTGCGGGCGCGACCTGGCTTGCAGAGCAGGGGCTTGCGGATGCCGATCGCCTGATTATCCGCGGTGGCAGCGCCGGGGGCTATACAACGCTCGCAGTGCACGCTTTTTACGATGCCTTCGCCGCAGGCGCCTCCTATTATGGCGTTTCAGATATTGAGGCCCTGGCCGAGGACACGCATAAGTTCGAATCGCGGTACCTGGATCAACTGGTGGGACCCTATCCCGAGCGCAAGGACCTTTATGTAGAGCGATCTCCCATTCATCACCTCGATGGTTTTAAAGCACCGCTGCTTCTATTGCAGGGTCTCGACGATCCCATCGTGCCCCCCAATCAATCAGAGATGATCTATGACGCCCTCAAGAGCAGCGGGGTGCCCACGGCCTATCTCGCCTTTGAGGGAGAGTCTCACGGTTTTAGAAAAGCCGAAAACCAGATAGCAGCCCGGGAGGCGGAACTGTATTTTTACGCCCGCGTGCTGGGCTTGAATCCGGCGGATGAACTGCCGGAAATCCTCATCGACAACCTGGACTAG
- a CDS encoding crotonase/enoyl-CoA hydratase family protein: MSQVDVTTANHIMHLHLTRPEKYNALSLEMYGALAEALHRLETDPDLRVAVISAEGRNFTAGVELDQWAPYFGGGEGWPVGEGRIDPMGVTGPQHSKPVVIAVQGYCFTWGVEMLLNTEIRVAATDTQFQMLEVQRGLFPCGGATFRLPREIGWGNAQRVLLTGDRWSAEEALRWGMVQELTEPGAQVDRAMELATSIADAAPLGVQGLLSASRYSLENDRDACARQIFKQLVPIMKSEDAAEGVQSFMERRKAQFTGR, encoded by the coding sequence ATGTCACAGGTAGACGTTACTACTGCCAATCACATCATGCATTTACATCTTACCCGACCCGAGAAATATAACGCTCTGAGTCTGGAAATGTACGGTGCGCTGGCGGAAGCTCTCCATCGTCTGGAGACGGATCCGGACCTCCGAGTGGCAGTAATCTCTGCCGAAGGTCGCAACTTCACCGCGGGCGTCGAGCTCGACCAGTGGGCGCCCTATTTCGGCGGCGGCGAGGGCTGGCCCGTTGGCGAGGGGAGAATCGATCCCATGGGCGTCACGGGACCGCAGCACAGCAAGCCGGTGGTTATCGCGGTCCAGGGCTATTGCTTTACCTGGGGCGTTGAAATGCTGCTGAACACGGAAATCCGCGTTGCCGCTACGGATACACAGTTTCAGATGCTGGAGGTTCAGCGAGGTCTGTTCCCCTGCGGTGGCGCCACCTTTCGCCTGCCCCGGGAGATAGGTTGGGGTAATGCCCAACGTGTGCTGCTCACGGGCGATCGCTGGAGCGCGGAAGAGGCCCTGCGCTGGGGCATGGTGCAAGAACTCACGGAACCCGGCGCGCAGGTGGATCGGGCCATGGAGCTTGCCACCTCGATAGCCGATGCCGCACCCCTGGGCGTACAGGGACTGTTGTCAGCCAGCCGCTACTCCCTGGAAAATGACCGCGATGCCTGCGCCAGGCAGATATTCAAGCAACTGGTGCCCATCATGAAAAGTGAGGATGCCGCCGAAGGCGTACAATCCTTCATGGAGCGGCGCAAAGCGCAATTCACTGGGCGCTGA
- a CDS encoding alpha/beta fold hydrolase, whose product MPNVSVNTINLEYESHGNPENPTVLLIMGLGTQLTGWPPAFCDYLVDHGYHVLRFDNRDIGLSSRLDHERTPNIPGLVILKTLKMPAPAPYTLEDMAADAIGLLDALKIDKAHVVGASMGGMIAQLIAVHYPERTLSLTSIMSTTGHRSLPRADRAATKALLLKPDNPDDPASIIERNVRVRKALQSRTHPKDDSEIRQTATEAVNRGGYYPEGVARQLAAIIVAKDRRKLLARVDAPSLVIHGEEDTLVKVECGIDTAKHLNDSELRILPGMAHDLPTPLLQEIADGIHSVAQRA is encoded by the coding sequence TTGCCTAACGTCAGCGTCAATACCATCAATCTCGAATACGAAAGTCACGGCAATCCCGAGAATCCGACGGTATTGCTGATTATGGGCCTCGGCACGCAGCTCACGGGGTGGCCCCCTGCGTTCTGCGATTACCTGGTGGATCACGGCTATCACGTGCTGCGCTTTGATAATCGCGACATCGGGCTCTCGAGCCGTCTTGACCACGAGCGGACGCCCAACATACCGGGACTGGTCATACTGAAGACCTTGAAGATGCCGGCTCCCGCACCTTATACCCTGGAGGACATGGCGGCGGACGCCATCGGGCTCCTGGACGCGCTAAAGATCGACAAAGCTCATGTTGTGGGCGCCTCCATGGGAGGCATGATTGCCCAACTTATCGCCGTGCATTATCCCGAGCGCACCCTCAGCCTAACCTCCATCATGTCGACCACGGGGCACCGCTCCCTACCCCGGGCGGATCGTGCGGCTACGAAGGCTCTGCTCCTCAAGCCCGACAACCCCGATGACCCGGCATCCATTATTGAGCGCAATGTTCGGGTGCGAAAAGCATTGCAGAGTCGCACCCACCCCAAAGATGACAGCGAGATTCGCCAGACGGCCACCGAGGCCGTCAATCGCGGCGGTTACTATCCCGAAGGCGTAGCACGACAACTTGCCGCCATTATTGTGGCGAAGGATCGGCGCAAGCTCCTCGCCCGCGTCGACGCGCCCTCATTGGTGATTCATGGGGAGGAAGACACGCTGGTGAAAGTAGAGTGTGGCATCGACACCGCCAAACACCTGAACGACAGCGAGCTGCGCATCTTGCCGGGCATGGCCCACGATCTTCCCACGCCTCTGCTCCAGGAAATCGCAGACGGCATTCACAGCGTCGCTCAGCGCGCCTGA
- a CDS encoding DUF1611 domain-containing protein, with the protein MDNSTTQLRTPYLVFVGDECRTTYAKTGKGVADWRPELCAGQLRLDTAAADLGLADMTVSEAAQAGVGSLIVGTALVGGSIPDNWLATLCEAAAAGMDIVAGLHTRLSSIEQLREAADMGGCRLIDIRIPPPGIPVASGKKRSGKRLLTVGTDCALGKKYTALQLERDMRALGMDADFRASGQTGIMIAGSGIPIDCVVADFISGAAEALSPDNSPDHWDVIEGQGSIFHPGYAAVSHGLLIGSQPDAFVVCHAAGRTHIEGWEAYALPTIGEVIERTVAIGALTNPLIRCVGISVNTLSIPADEREEYLAALSSKYDLPCVDPLVTGTKAILSPFA; encoded by the coding sequence ATGGATAACAGCACTACACAACTGCGCACGCCCTATCTGGTTTTTGTCGGGGACGAATGCCGAACCACCTACGCCAAAACGGGCAAGGGAGTCGCAGACTGGCGCCCGGAACTCTGTGCGGGGCAACTGCGTCTGGATACGGCAGCCGCGGACCTCGGTCTTGCTGACATGACGGTATCCGAAGCCGCTCAGGCGGGTGTTGGCTCTCTCATCGTCGGCACCGCCCTGGTGGGGGGAAGCATACCCGACAATTGGCTGGCCACACTCTGCGAGGCCGCCGCCGCGGGCATGGATATCGTTGCCGGTTTGCATACACGCCTGAGCAGCATCGAGCAGCTTCGCGAGGCAGCGGATATGGGCGGCTGCCGCCTTATCGATATTCGTATTCCGCCTCCCGGCATACCCGTGGCGAGCGGCAAAAAACGCAGCGGCAAACGCCTGCTCACCGTGGGCACGGACTGTGCCCTTGGTAAAAAATACACGGCGCTGCAGCTGGAGCGCGATATGCGCGCCCTGGGCATGGACGCAGATTTTCGAGCATCGGGACAAACGGGCATCATGATCGCGGGAAGTGGCATACCCATCGACTGCGTGGTCGCCGATTTTATATCCGGCGCTGCGGAGGCCCTGTCCCCCGACAACTCGCCCGATCACTGGGATGTCATCGAGGGCCAGGGGTCGATTTTTCACCCGGGCTACGCGGCGGTCAGCCACGGCCTGCTCATTGGCTCGCAGCCGGACGCTTTTGTTGTTTGTCACGCTGCAGGTCGCACACACATCGAAGGATGGGAGGCTTACGCTCTGCCGACTATCGGCGAAGTGATTGAACGCACGGTGGCCATAGGCGCGCTGACCAATCCCCTGATCCGCTGCGTGGGGATCAGCGTCAATACCCTGTCTATACCCGCCGACGAGCGCGAGGAATACCTCGCGGCGCTATCGTCCAAGTACGACCTCCCCTGCGTCGATCCCCTGGTCACGGGCACAAAAGCGATCCTTAGCCCCTTTGCCTAG